The Hyphomonas sediminis genome contains the following window.
CGGCGCCCAGGCGGCCACCAGCGCCGGCGCGGCCCCGGTGGCCCCCAGGCTGGAGGAAAATTGCGTGAAGAAATAAAGCCCAATGGCCGCCATGACCCCCGTGGCCAGCAGGCGCGAGGTGCCGCCCAGGCGTTGCAGCCGCAGGCAGGCGAGGGCCCCGATAAGAGCCATTGCGGTAAATAGCACCGGGGTCGCCGTCAGGCTGAACCAGCGCATCGTAAAGCGCGAAGTGTCCAGTCCGGCGGCCTTCGTCTCGCTGATGAAGCGCGGCAGCTGCCAGAAACCGACCGTATTGGGCGAGGCGAACTCGTCCAGCAGGCGCACCGCGTCCAGCGAGGTCGGCAGCGCCAGCGTCGCCCGCCGCTCGGGCAGCTGGTTGGGCACGTTCTCCACGAGGTCTTCCAGCTGCCAGAAGCCGTCATTCAGGACGGCCCGTTCCGCGTCGATCCGGCGCACGAACGCAAAATCATTGGTCGGCTGGCGCCCGTTATAGAGGCGCTGCTCCTCGATGATCTTCACACCCAGCAGGGTCCGCCCGCCATCCTCCACGCGGTTGGCGTGGATCACATACTGGCTGGCATCATCGCCCTGGCGCAGCCAGATGCCGGTATCGGCCACTGCCACCGTGCCCCGGCCAATGTTCAGCAGGCGCGCCCGCTCGGCTTCGAAAGACTGTGTCAGCCGCGTCGCGAACGGGTTCAGCAGCATCGCAGAGAACAGGCCCAGCACCACGCCCAGCACGATCACCGGCGTCAGGAACCGCCAGGCCGACAGCCCGCTCGCCCGGATGATCGACAGCTCGGAGCGCCGGTTGAGCCGGGTAAAGGCCAGCATCGTCGCCGCCAGCAGGGCAAAGGGCAGGGTCTGCTCCACAATCATCGGCAGCTTCATTGCCGACAGGCGCAGCGCGTCCAGCAGCGTGATCTCCACATCCCCGCCCACCGTGCGCAGCTGCTCCACCACGTCGATCATCACGATCGCCAGCAGCAGGATGCCCAGCACGAGCACCAGCCCGGAGAGGCATTCGCGCAGGATATAGCGCTGGATGCTGGAAAACAGGGGCATCAGGCGCGTGCTCCGGGAACGAAGTCCGGTGGCGGCGGGGCCTCGCGCTGTTTCCGGCCGATGCGCGCCCCGCGCCCGAAATAGATCCAGCTCAGCGCCGCAATCGTCGCGATTGGCGCGACCCACATGGCGATGTTCAGCGCCGGGTCGTCTGCGGCAGCCGATTGTAGTCCCAGATGCACCACCAGCACGAGGATCGCCCCGCCCGTGGCAATGCCGATCCGCCTGCCATAGCCCTGCCGGCTGAAATCTCCGCCCAGCACGGCAAAGATCGCCAGCAGCGCCATCACGATGTTCAGCATCGGCGAGGTCAGGCGCGCATTGGCTTCTGCCAGGAAGCTGTCGGCTTCCTTGGCCTCGAAATAGTTCTTCCGGTCCACGAATATC
Protein-coding sequences here:
- the lptG gene encoding LPS export ABC transporter permease LptG; protein product: MPLFSSIQRYILRECLSGLVLVLGILLLAIVMIDVVEQLRTVGGDVEITLLDALRLSAMKLPMIVEQTLPFALLAATMLAFTRLNRRSELSIIRASGLSAWRFLTPVIVLGVVLGLFSAMLLNPFATRLTQSFEAERARLLNIGRGTVAVADTGIWLRQGDDASQYVIHANRVEDGGRTLLGVKIIEEQRLYNGRQPTNDFAFVRRIDAERAVLNDGFWQLEDLVENVPNQLPERRATLALPTSLDAVRLLDEFASPNTVGFWQLPRFISETKAAGLDTSRFTMRWFSLTATPVLFTAMALIGALACLRLQRLGGTSRLLATGVMAAIGLYFFTQFSSSLGATGAAPALVAAWAPPLFVLFVSLAFIAYREDG